A region from the Kribbella shirazensis genome encodes:
- a CDS encoding collagen-like triple helix repeat-containing protein gives MRFSWGSRALVIGLGSLLVMSTAAADTPADRIEACVQEATGAVRVVPAGQECRASETRLTWNRTGPAGPQGPAGPAGAQGEVGPQGPAGPQGPKGDPGPGAVDDLDKGSFALFVDGSFIGSSSRLEGCTIQRDLIEYAAGDGERRLLPGRSRVLPCTVELPLPSPSSGFWAWLTSPAQHDFLVEHHDVSTGTTGSATIVSGAVVASLRVPAKGRLQLTVRGSAIRTAAALPPPADSAPDIEGAQVQLGGVLVSDAPGDLVLERNIVEHRETGPGGEEIVRLVPGAYTMKSATVRTTANTPSAQTVEAWMGRTDARPIAVVAAGAGRAVRIALSGCLWDREIDPQPRSDGRRGWSYRCPTSDLTFTPS, from the coding sequence ATGAGGTTCTCGTGGGGGTCACGGGCGCTGGTGATCGGACTGGGCAGTCTGCTGGTAATGAGTACGGCCGCCGCCGACACACCGGCCGACCGGATCGAGGCTTGCGTCCAGGAGGCGACAGGAGCCGTCCGCGTCGTACCGGCCGGGCAGGAGTGCCGCGCCAGCGAGACGCGCCTGACGTGGAACCGCACCGGTCCGGCGGGGCCCCAGGGGCCCGCCGGACCGGCAGGCGCACAAGGAGAGGTCGGGCCACAAGGCCCGGCAGGACCGCAAGGACCCAAGGGCGACCCTGGTCCCGGTGCCGTCGACGACCTCGACAAGGGTTCGTTCGCCCTGTTCGTCGACGGCAGCTTCATCGGCAGCTCCAGCCGGTTGGAGGGATGCACGATCCAGCGAGACCTGATCGAGTATGCCGCGGGCGACGGGGAGCGCCGGCTCCTTCCCGGAAGAAGCCGGGTTCTTCCCTGCACGGTGGAACTTCCGCTCCCGTCGCCGTCGTCCGGCTTCTGGGCCTGGCTGACCTCCCCGGCGCAGCACGACTTCCTGGTTGAGCACCACGACGTCTCCACCGGTACGACCGGCAGCGCCACGATCGTCTCCGGTGCGGTGGTCGCCTCGCTCCGCGTCCCGGCGAAGGGGCGTCTCCAGTTGACCGTTCGTGGCAGCGCCATCCGAACGGCCGCTGCGCTGCCGCCGCCCGCAGACAGCGCCCCGGACATCGAGGGCGCCCAGGTGCAGCTCGGCGGTGTACTGGTGTCCGACGCTCCCGGCGATCTCGTCCTCGAGCGGAACATCGTGGAGCATCGCGAGACGGGTCCGGGTGGAGAGGAGATCGTCCGGCTGGTCCCTGGCGCGTACACGATGAAGTCGGCAACTGTCCGGACCACCGCGAACACCCCGTCGGCGCAAACCGTCGAGGCCTGGATGGGCCGCACCGACGCACGGCCGATCGCGGTCGTCGCCGCGGGCGCCGGTCGCGCAGTACGGATCGCGCTCTCCGGCTGCCTCTGGGACCGCGAGATCGATCCCCAGCCGAGAAGCGACGGCCGCCGTGGCTGGAGTTACCGCTGCCCGACCAGTGACCTGACCTTCACACCGTCCTGA